A stretch of Prunus dulcis chromosome 6, ALMONDv2, whole genome shotgun sequence DNA encodes these proteins:
- the LOC117632663 gene encoding universal stress protein PHOS32-like isoform X1 translates to MADVAESERRILVAVDEGEESMHALSWCLKNVVSQNSKDTLILLYAKPPRAVYTALDGTGRREDPSGYLFSSDILAAMEKYGAEVAVCVIEKAKKMCKDLQQDVKVEVRVENGDPRDVICQMAEQLGADVLVMGSHGYGLIKRAFLGSVSNHCAQNVKCPVLIVKKPKTNAFNK, encoded by the exons ATGGCTGACGTGGCAGAAAGCGAGCGGAGGATCCTCGTGGCCGTCGATGAAGGAGAGGAGAGCATGCATGCTCTTTCTTGGTGCCTCAAGAACGTTGTTTCTCAGAATTCCAAAGATACCCTTATCCTACTCTACGCCAAGCCCCCGAGAGCTGTGTACACGGCTCTAGATGGCACAGGTAGGAGAGAGGATCCATCAG GGTATTTGTTTTCCTCGGATATTTTGGCGGCGATGGAGAAGTACGGCGCTGAGGTGGCGGTCTGCGTGATCGAGAAGGCCAAGAAGATGTGCAAAGACCTTCAGCAGGAT GTTAAGGTGGAGGTGCGAGTAGAGAATGGTGATCCGAGGGATGTGATTTGCCAGATGGCAGAGCAGCTTGGTGCTGACGTGTTGGTCATGGGAAGCCATGGCTATGGTCTCATCAAAAG GGCATTCCTCGGGAGTGTGAGCAACCACTGTGCACAGAATGTGAAGTGTCCTGTGCTGATTGTGAAGAAGCCAAAAACAAATGCTTTCAACAAATGA
- the LOC117632162 gene encoding cyclic phosphodiesterase-like, which produces MENSETTTTISSAPNPVRQKVQTYAAWAVIPDHVSNRIKKVMEGLRDEFGGPEITPHIPVLGSIRTREDDVIRNFKEACGKSSCFPCTVVDVLPGPFYYQNVYLFIHPDQVTYPIRNFTDHFDQLAGMPHFSLLYGELTDEEKEKAKERAMVLDDGLVGLTFTITRFALYKCNKDRTQQSWEKIAEHSLPR; this is translated from the exons ATGGAAAACTCAGAAACAACCACAACAATTTCTTCAGCGCCAAACCCAGTTAGGCAGAAGGTGCAGACGTATGCGGCGTGGGCCGTCATACCGGATCACGTCTCGAACAGGATCAAGAAGGTGATGGAAGGCCTCCGCGACGAATTCGGTGGGCCCGAGATCACGCCCCACATCCCCGTTCTGGGGTCCATCCGCACCAGGGAAGACGACGTCATCAGAAACTTCAAAGAGGCCTGTGGGAAAAGCTCTTGCTTCCCATGTACAGTTGTGGACGTGCTCCCCGGTCCATTCTATTACCAAAATGTTTACCTCTTCATTCATCCGGatcag GTAACTTATCCAATAAGAAATTTCACTGACCATTTCGACCAATTGG CCGGTATGCCCCACTTTAGCCTCCTCTATGGGGAGTTGacagatgaagagaaggaaaaagcaaaagagagaGCGATGGTTCTGGATGACGGCTTGGTTGGCCTCACTTTCACCATAACTCGTTTTGCATTGTACAAATGTAACAAGGACAGAACTCAACAATCTTGGGAGAAGATTGCTGAACACTCCCTCCCACGCTAA
- the LOC117632664 gene encoding protein AGENET DOMAIN (AGD)-CONTAINING P1-like, producing MAFTTRKVFQVGDGVEVCSKQEGFHGSYYEGIVIENLGDKYKVKYKNLVEEDDMSTALEELAEVDEVRPVCPKVWPDFFPSEKVDAFANDGWWAGIITRKSGDDWFVYFPSTFEHIAYPKNHIRLHLESRRNGWVSRDGRVFSCEGKPLSCKKRLRIVMGGSSSTSVKARLV from the coding sequence ATGGCTTTCACCACGAGAAAAGTTTTTCAAGTAGGCGATGGGGTAGAAGTGTGCAGCAAGCAAGAAGGGTTTCACGGTTCGTATTATGAAGGAATTGTAATTGAAAACTTGGGGGACAAGTATAAGGTGAAGTACAAGAACCTGGTGGAGGAGGATGACATGTCCACCGCTCTGGAAGAGCTCGCGGAGGTGGACGAGGTCCGGCCTGTGTGTCCTAAAGTTTGGCCTGACTTTTTTCCCAGCGAGAAGGTTGATGCGTTCGCCAACGACGGTTGGTGGGCGGGGATCATTACTAGGAAGAGTGGAGACGACTGGTTTGTCTACTTTCCAAGCACTTTTGAGCATATAGCTTACCCTAAGAATCATATCAGGCTTCATCTGGAGAGCCGCCGCAACGGATGGGTTTCTCGCGATGGACGGGTCTTCTCTTGCGAGGGAAAGCCGCTGTCTTGCAAGAAGAGACTGCGCATTGTGATGGGAGGATCATCATCGACATCTGTTAAAGCTCGACTTGTTTAA
- the LOC117632163 gene encoding protein AGENET DOMAIN (AGD)-CONTAINING P1 — MGFPIAKAFKQGKRVEVCSREEGFQGSYYGATILQNMGDNKYKVKYNRLVCEDDHSIPLEEVVEGDEIRPLPPLPPPKKTKAGFADGDRVDAFDNDGWWSGIITGKVGCYFGVYFETGHHIGYPERMLRHHMDWRNGEWFFYH, encoded by the coding sequence ATGGGTTTCCCTATAGCAAAGGCTTTTAAACAAGGCAAGAGGGTCGAAGTGTGCAGCAGAGAAGAAGGGTTTCAGGGCTCCTATTATGGAGCAACCATACTGCAAAACATGGGGGACAACAAGTACAAGGTGAAGTACAACCGCCTCGTATGCGAGGACGACCACTCCATACCTCTGGAAGAGGTGGTCGAGGGGGATGAGATACGGCCTCTGCCTCCTCTGCCTCCGCCCAAGAAAACGAAAGCCGGGTTCGCTGACGGGGACAGGGTTGATGCGTTTGACAACGACGGCTGGTGGTCTGGAATCATTACTGGGAAGGTCGGGTGCTACTTTGGCGTCTACTTTGAGACTGGGCATCATATTGGTTACCCTGAGAGAATGCTCAGGCATCACATGGATTGGCGCAATGGAGAATGGTTCTTCTACCActag
- the LOC117632663 gene encoding universal stress protein A-like protein isoform X2 yields the protein MADVAESERRILVAVDEGEESMHALSWCLKNVVSQNSKDTLILLYAKPPRAVYTALDGTGYLFSSDILAAMEKYGAEVAVCVIEKAKKMCKDLQQDVKVEVRVENGDPRDVICQMAEQLGADVLVMGSHGYGLIKRAFLGSVSNHCAQNVKCPVLIVKKPKTNAFNK from the exons ATGGCTGACGTGGCAGAAAGCGAGCGGAGGATCCTCGTGGCCGTCGATGAAGGAGAGGAGAGCATGCATGCTCTTTCTTGGTGCCTCAAGAACGTTGTTTCTCAGAATTCCAAAGATACCCTTATCCTACTCTACGCCAAGCCCCCGAGAGCTGTGTACACGGCTCTAGATGGCACAG GGTATTTGTTTTCCTCGGATATTTTGGCGGCGATGGAGAAGTACGGCGCTGAGGTGGCGGTCTGCGTGATCGAGAAGGCCAAGAAGATGTGCAAAGACCTTCAGCAGGAT GTTAAGGTGGAGGTGCGAGTAGAGAATGGTGATCCGAGGGATGTGATTTGCCAGATGGCAGAGCAGCTTGGTGCTGACGTGTTGGTCATGGGAAGCCATGGCTATGGTCTCATCAAAAG GGCATTCCTCGGGAGTGTGAGCAACCACTGTGCACAGAATGTGAAGTGTCCTGTGCTGATTGTGAAGAAGCCAAAAACAAATGCTTTCAACAAATGA